The following proteins are co-located in the Manihot esculenta cultivar AM560-2 chromosome 7, M.esculenta_v8, whole genome shotgun sequence genome:
- the LOC110619035 gene encoding WAT1-related protein At1g25270-like: MRNIFQVFDGVKPAILMVVVHIAYTGVNVLYKLAANEGLNLRILIAYRWIFSSAFLVPLALIVERKSRPKLTRVVLFQAFLCGLFGGLASQNLYLESLALTSATYVTAISNLLPAITLILALSFRLENLEIKTTIGKAKVMGTIVGIGGAMLLSLYKGPETNVWSLKLHLLRRSQHQHSHISSTHVLGSSLAFGSCTSYALWLIVQTKMSKRYPCHYSSSALMSIMASIQCVILSLCMERNWSQWKLGWNLMLLTVLYSGIVIAGLVVVLIAWCVHVRGPVFVANFNPLSLLLTAIMGSLILEEKLHLGSILGAGLIVCGLYMVLWGKDKEMKEKLLPRETSIKSDNIEIVNEGDQPALNAFVDEDPLPKEQNGEKKLGFCFWLNFFSSLFKQKKTDGPN, translated from the exons ATGAGGAATATTTTTCAAGTGTTCGATGGGGTGAAGCCAGCAATATTAATGGTGGTAGTTCATATTGCGTATACTGGAGTCAATGTCTTATACAAATTGGCTGCAAATGAAGGACTCAATCTGAGGATTCTTATTGCCTACAGATGGATTTTTTCATCTGCCTTTCTGGTTCCTCTAGCTCTCATTGTTGAAAG GAAGAGCAGACCAAAGCTTACAAGAGTGGTTCTCTTTCAAGCCTTTCTTTGTGGGTTATTTGG AGGATTAGCAAGTCAGAATTTGTACTTGGAAAGTTTAGCCTTAACATCAGCAACATATGTGACTGCCATCTCCAACCTTCTTCCAGCAATAACATTGATACTGGCTCTCTCTTTTAG GTTGGAAAATTTGGAGATAAAAACAACAATAGGGAAGGCCAAGGTGATGGGAACAATAGTGGGAATTGGTGGAGCTATGCTTCTGAGTTTATATAAAGGTCCAGAGACCAACGTTTGGTCACTAAAGCTTCACCTATTGAGAAGAAGTCAGCATCAACATAGCCATATTTCTTCCACTCATGTTCTTGGCTCATCCTTGGCTTTTGGCAGTTGCACCTCTTATGCCTTGTGGTTGATTGTTCAG ACTAAGATGAGTAAGAGATATCCATGTCATTATTCAAGCTCAGCTctaatgtctataatggcatcaATCCAGTGTGTGATTTTGTCATTATGTATGGAGAGAAATTGGAGCCAATGGAAGTTGGGATGGAATCTTATGCTTCTCACTGTCTTATATTCG GGGATTGTGATTGCTGGACTAGTCGTTGTTCTCATTGCTTGGTGTGTGCACGTGAGAGGGCCAGTGTTTGTGGCTAATTTTAACCCTCTTTCCCTTCTGCTTACAGCCATCATGGGATCTTTGATACTAGAAGAAAAACTACACCTTGGAAG CATATTAGGAGCTGGGCTAATAGTGTGTGGATTATACATGGTTCTTTGGGGTAAAGACAAGGAGATGAAGGAAAAACTACTGCCAAGAGAAACTTCCATTAAATCTGACAACATAGAGATTGTTAATGAAGGTGATCAGCCAGCGTTAAATGCTTTTGTAGATGAAGACCCATTACCAAAGGAGCAGAATGGTGAAAAGAAATTGG GTTTCTGCTTTTGGTTGAACTTCTTTAGTTCTCTTTTTAAACAAAAGAAAACTGATGGACCGAACTGA